A DNA window from Streptomyces canus contains the following coding sequences:
- a CDS encoding SMI1/KNR4 family protein translates to MIETTEGDRAFPAALADVARVEFDYDDGEGVDFEPYDAFDAAEETTDWLRHWTGNHQLDGDAYRVFGQDGTGGLAALWCVRPGRPLVEQPVVFLGSEGERGVVAANLSDFLWVLADGLGPLEVVDLEQYEGRPSATLTALAERHATTPRRTTRDIVTTAQAEFPTFSEDIDALCR, encoded by the coding sequence ATGATCGAGACGACTGAGGGCGACCGCGCCTTTCCGGCCGCCCTGGCCGACGTGGCCCGCGTGGAGTTCGACTACGACGACGGCGAGGGTGTCGACTTCGAGCCGTACGACGCCTTCGACGCCGCCGAGGAGACCACCGACTGGCTGCGCCACTGGACCGGCAACCACCAACTGGACGGCGACGCCTACCGGGTCTTCGGACAGGACGGCACCGGTGGCCTCGCCGCCCTGTGGTGTGTGCGGCCGGGGCGGCCCCTCGTCGAGCAACCCGTGGTGTTCCTGGGCTCGGAGGGCGAGCGCGGTGTGGTGGCGGCGAACCTGTCCGACTTCCTGTGGGTGCTCGCCGATGGCCTCGGGCCTTTGGAGGTCGTGGATCTCGAGCAGTACGAGGGCCGTCCGAGCGCGACGCTGACCGCACTCGCCGAACGCCACGCGACCACCCCGCGCCGCACCACCCGGGACATCGTCACCACCGCCCAGGCGGAGTTCCCGACCTTCTCCGAGGACATCGACGCGCTCTGCCGGTGA
- a CDS encoding ketol-acid reductoisomerase, producing MTSTTYTSGVFALETMDVPGGTETVLRGGRHLFPLLPQAFTGVRRIGVLGWGPQGRAQALNLRDSLAGTGIRVAVGLRPGSRSAADARAHGFTEENGTLGDWLAITADSDLVVLLIADAALAAHHQEIFGVLKPGAAIGLSHGFLLGHLRETGGEFPAGHPVIAVCPKGMGDSVRRLYQQGADVNGAGINSSFAVHADPDGRAVDLALGWSVALGSPYTFRTTLHSEYLSDIVGERAILLGAVHGIVETLYTRYRLAGDDEVTAYERSCENVTGPIARTISRSGLRAVRDGLSPSGREVFDRAYTATYGPAREIVAEIYDEVADGTELRSVILAERRLGARAMSEIGASPMWGAGEKVRARRDERELPVEPFTAGVFVATMVAQIDEFTERGHPWSEIVNESVIEAVDSLLPYMHARDVAHMVDNCSRTARLGARRWGPRFQAAYEQIAYPAAELPADESLVAAFVGHPAHEALAAAAKLRPTVDISVA from the coding sequence ATGACCTCCACCACGTACACCTCCGGCGTCTTCGCCCTCGAAACCATGGACGTCCCCGGCGGCACGGAGACCGTCCTGCGCGGCGGCCGGCACCTGTTCCCCCTGCTGCCCCAGGCCTTCACCGGGGTCCGCCGCATCGGTGTGCTCGGCTGGGGACCGCAGGGCCGCGCCCAGGCCCTCAACCTGCGCGACTCCCTCGCCGGTACCGGCATCCGGGTGGCCGTGGGCCTGCGCCCCGGCTCCCGCTCGGCCGCCGACGCGCGCGCCCACGGCTTCACCGAGGAGAACGGCACGCTCGGCGACTGGCTCGCGATCACCGCCGACAGCGACCTGGTCGTGCTGCTGATCGCGGACGCGGCACTCGCCGCCCACCACCAGGAGATCTTCGGGGTGCTGAAGCCCGGCGCGGCCATCGGGCTCTCGCACGGCTTCCTGCTCGGCCATCTCCGGGAGACCGGCGGCGAGTTCCCGGCCGGCCATCCAGTGATCGCCGTGTGCCCCAAGGGCATGGGCGACTCCGTGCGGCGTCTCTACCAGCAGGGCGCCGATGTCAACGGCGCCGGGATCAACAGCAGTTTCGCCGTGCACGCCGACCCCGACGGCCGGGCGGTCGACCTCGCGCTCGGCTGGTCGGTGGCGCTCGGATCGCCGTACACCTTCCGGACCACGCTGCACAGCGAGTACCTCTCGGACATCGTCGGCGAGCGCGCGATCCTGCTCGGCGCCGTGCACGGCATCGTCGAGACGCTGTACACGCGGTACCGCCTGGCCGGGGACGACGAGGTGACGGCGTACGAGAGGTCCTGCGAGAACGTCACCGGGCCGATCGCCCGCACCATCTCGCGCTCGGGCCTGCGGGCGGTCCGCGACGGCCTCTCCCCGTCCGGCCGGGAGGTCTTCGACCGGGCGTACACGGCGACGTACGGGCCCGCTCGCGAGATCGTCGCGGAGATCTACGACGAGGTCGCCGACGGCACCGAGCTGCGCAGCGTGATCCTGGCCGAACGCCGGCTCGGAGCGCGGGCGATGAGTGAGATCGGCGCCTCGCCCATGTGGGGCGCCGGTGAGAAGGTACGGGCGCGGCGGGACGAACGCGAACTGCCCGTCGAGCCGTTCACCGCCGGGGTCTTCGTCGCCACCATGGTCGCCCAGATCGACGAGTTCACCGAGCGCGGCCACCCCTGGTCCGAGATCGTCAACGAGTCCGTCATCGAGGCCGTCGACTCCCTCCTGCCCTACATGCACGCCCGTGACGTGGCCCACATGGTCGACAACTGCTCCCGTACGGCCCGGCTCGGCGCCCGCCGCTGGGGGCCGCGCTTCCAGGCCGCCTACGAGCAGATCGCCTACCCGGCCGCCGAACTCCCGGCGGACGAGAGCCTGGTGGCGGCCTTCGTGGGCCACCCCGCGCACGAGGCGCTGGCCGCGGCGGCGAAACTGCGGCCCACGGTGGACATCTCGGTGGCATAG